The Arachis hypogaea cultivar Tifrunner chromosome 14, arahy.Tifrunner.gnm2.J5K5, whole genome shotgun sequence genome has a segment encoding these proteins:
- the LOC112743768 gene encoding uncharacterized protein isoform X2, whose translation MSLPHSYSVLTLFFGGGTSTINKHSLMLKKMITSSCSNPTQNAKENPFLYDIVANGRNRIDVDKFDYIVRYCRACGLGCNFQPERYLLG comes from the exons ATGTCTTTGCCTCATAGTTACTCGGTTTTAACCTTGTTTTTTGGTGGAGGCACAAGCACAATCAACAAGCATTCTTTGATGTTAAAG AAAATGATCACTTCAAGCTGTAGCAATCCTACACAAAAT GCAAAGGAAAACCCGTTCTTGTATGATATTGTGGCAAATGGTCGCAATAGAATTGATGTTGATAA GTTTGACTACATTGTTCGTTATTGTCGTGCTTGTGGCCTAGGTTGCAACTTTCAGCCTGAAAGGTATTTATTAGGATGA
- the LOC112743768 gene encoding uncharacterized protein isoform X1, with amino-acid sequence MSLPHSYSVLTLFFGGGTSTINKHSLMLKKMITSSCSNPTQNAKENPFLYDIVANGRNRIDVDKFDYIVRYCRACGLGCNFQPERQCKSLMMKCYRVKDC; translated from the exons ATGTCTTTGCCTCATAGTTACTCGGTTTTAACCTTGTTTTTTGGTGGAGGCACAAGCACAATCAACAAGCATTCTTTGATGTTAAAG AAAATGATCACTTCAAGCTGTAGCAATCCTACACAAAAT GCAAAGGAAAACCCGTTCTTGTATGATATTGTGGCAAATGGTCGCAATAGAATTGATGTTGATAA GTTTGACTACATTGTTCGTTATTGTCGTGCTTGTGGCCTAGGTTGCAACTTTCAGCCTGAAAG ACAatgcaagtcattgatgatgaaatgttATCGTGTCAAAGATTGTTAG